A window of the Arachis duranensis cultivar V14167 chromosome 5, aradu.V14167.gnm2.J7QH, whole genome shotgun sequence genome harbors these coding sequences:
- the LOC127747621 gene encoding uncharacterized protein LOC127747621, producing the protein MMECMEKKASSSSHSQVRRTFDSLSNNDGVHGKKVSSSSHSQLRRQFDSLSNDDEVDEEEFESDFVAPKKKVRGPTRNLELAKLPAGKRLDINWRMNRPVGPNAKLFKSRCTVLVRDVKNAPLKVKEWADIKIENKIKMFDLVLTYFKVEGRKHLVWAQMNSSYRSYRHLLKKRYFEPYDNPEIARANIPLEMEKEDWDYLVNLWIDEGWQVCTSYDIIIVN; encoded by the exons ATGATGGAGTGCATGGAAAAAAAAGCAAGTTCATCAAGCCACTCACAAGTTAGAAGGACATTTGACTCCCTTTCTAATAATGATGGAGTGCATGGAAAAAAAGTAAGTTCATCAAGTCACTCACAACTTAGAAGGCAATTTGACTCCCTTTCTAATGATGATGAAGTGgatgaagaagaattcgaatCCG ATTTTGTTGCAccgaaaaaaaaagtgagaggACCTACGCGCAATCTTGAGTTAGCAAAGTTACCAGCTGGAAAAAGACTTGACATAAACTGGAGAATGAATAGGCCAGTTGGTCCAAATGCAAAGCTGTTCAAATCAAGATGCACTGTTCTAGTTCGTGATGTGAAGAATGCACCACTAAAGGTTAAAGAATGGGCTGATATCAAAAtagagaacaaaataaagatgTTTGACCTAGTTTTG ACATACTTTAAAGTTGAAGGTCGAAAGCATTTAGTATGGGCTCAAATGAATTCTTCTTATCGGAGTTATCGACATCTATTAAAGAAAAGGTATTTTGAACCTTATGATAACCCTGAAATTGCTCGAGCCAATATACCATTGGAAATGGAAAAAGAGGATTGGGATTACCTTGTGAATCTTTGGATTGATGAAGGCTGGCAAGTTTGTACTTCATATGACATAATAATTGTTAATTGA
- the LOC107489312 gene encoding 60S ribosomal protein L17-2: MVKYSREPENPTKSCKARGSDLRVHFKNTRETAFAIRKLPLVKAKRYLEDVLAHKQAIPFRRFCGGVGRTAQAKNRHSNGQGRWPVKSAKFILDLLKNAESNAEVKGLDVDALYISHIQVNQAQKQRRRTYRAHGRINPYMSSPCHIELILSEKEEPVKKEPESQLATSKKSQGLRSGASS, encoded by the exons ATG GTGAAGTACTCCAGAGAACCCGAAAATCCTACTAAGT CTTGCAAGGCTAGAGGCTCTGATTTGAGGGTTCATTTCAAG AATACTAGGGAGACTGCCTTTGCTATCAGGAAGTTGCCGCTTGTTAAGGCAAAGAGGTATCTGGAGGACGTTTTGGCCCACAAACAGGCCATTCCATTCCGACGCTTCTGTGGTGGTGTTGGGAGGACTGCCCAGGCGAAGAACAGACATTCCAATGGACAAGGACGCTGGCCTGTAAAATCAGCTAAATTCATTCTTGATTTGCTCAAGAATGCTGAGAGCAATGCTGAG GTGAAAGGTTTGGATGTGGATGCTCTTTACATTTCCCACATCCAAGTCAACCAAGCACAGAAACAAAGACGCCGCACCTACCGTGCTCACGGAAGAATCAATC CCTACATGTCATCTCCCTGCCACATAGAGTTGATCTTATCCGAGAAGGAAGAGCCTGTTAAGAAAGAG CCGGAGTCCCAGTTGGCAACAAGCAAGAAGTCTCAAGGTCTTCGCAGTGGCGCTTCATCCTAA
- the LOC107489310 gene encoding uncharacterized protein LOC107489310 isoform X2 — MSRAANSIIHTTGAKGAQQRAEEAFEQTGQEIDRLRLWELTHTRVNGQACNEETQEKLVDLIHFRIYLRNYHLK; from the exons ATGAGTCGAGCTGCAAATAGCATTATTCATACCACTGGTGCTAAGGGAGCCCAACAAAGAGCTGAAGAGGCG TTTGAGCAAACAGGACAAGAAATTGACCGTCTTCGCCTTTGGGAGCTTACGCATACCCGTGTTAATGGACAAGCTTGcaatgaagaaactcaagaaaaaCTT GTTGATTTGATCCATTTTAGGATTTACTTAAGGAATTATCATCTCAAGTAA
- the LOC107489310 gene encoding uncharacterized protein LOC107489310 isoform X1 gives MSRAANSIIHTTGAKGAQQRAEEAFEQTGQEIDRLRLWELTHTRVNGQACNEETQEKLDLLKELSSQVNEGILEMNEHEVMVEVFGPERHGRVRGYGAGVTPTQLWGPRSFIFSDLQIKLQCAEKKYEDSKIEVEDLKKKVDHMAGILEQLLDGRLPIVQSDNNPT, from the exons ATGAGTCGAGCTGCAAATAGCATTATTCATACCACTGGTGCTAAGGGAGCCCAACAAAGAGCTGAAGAGGCG TTTGAGCAAACAGGACAAGAAATTGACCGTCTTCGCCTTTGGGAGCTTACGCATACCCGTGTTAATGGACAAGCTTGcaatgaagaaactcaagaaaaaCTT GATTTACTTAAGGAATTATCATCTCAAGTAAATGAGGGAATATTAGAGATGAATGAACATGAGGTGATGGTAGAAGTATTTGGACCTGAACGACATGGACGAGTTCGTGGTTATGGAGCTGGCGTGACACCTACACAGTTATGGGGTCCTAGATCATTCATATTTTCTGATCTCCAAATAAAGCTTCAATGTgcagaaaaaaaatatgaagactCTAAAATAGAGGTGGAAGATTTGAAGAAAAAAGTAGATCATATGGCAGGAATACTTGAGCAACTATTGGATGGAAGGTTGCCTATAGTTCAAAGTGATAACAATCCTACTTGA